The window ctcgatccccagtagggggcgtggataagtcagccaatcaatgatcctctctcatcattggtatttctatctctctctccctctcccttcctttctctgacatcaataaaatgtattttttaaaaaaataaaggaagaaaggtaACAACTCCCACACAGATGCCAATGGCTTTGGTTCTGTGAATTTCCTAAAGCAGCATCTTGACTACACCCTGAGCTGACATCAGCAATGGTGAAGGCAGATTTGAAAGCACCTTCCCATATTCCAGGTATTTTGCCAAGGCTTTGTCACCCAGAGGcatgctggtgctgctgggctgTCTGTCAGGGCCATCTCTGTTCTTGCTCCCCCACCCTGAGGTCTGGCCACTTATTTAGTTTGGGGACTGTTTACTTGTATACATGAAGTTCCAGCAAGATGTGACTCCAGTACCCCTACTTTCCACAGCAGGTCTGCCATGATGTGGAGGGCTGAGATCCAGGTCACAGGCATGAGGGGGTCCCACCCATGCTATCATCCAGACCACATCTGAATGTCCCCATGAGTTAGAGCTGGGTCCCCGATGAACCATGGGAGTGGACAGCACCAAGTCAATGACCTGCACAGCCGTCTGTCCTTTCAGCTTTTACAGAGCTTGGCTAGGGGGCCCTGGGTTTCTCCTACTTTTGCTGCACAGCTAATTCCTGCTGCAGATCTCTTGCTTCCCCCTTCAGTTGCTGAACAGATTCTAGGAGATTCTTCTTGTCAAGCTCACTCTCTGGGGAGGCATTTCTTtcaatggtttgattccagtgctGCTCCAGTTCTTCCAGAGACAGGATCGTGGCCCATTTCACTCTTTCCAAGACACCATTTGCTTGTTCCAGCTCTTGGATATTTTTCTGCAGCTGATCTTTAATTGCCTTTGTCTGGGCAAGGTCATTCTCTAAGGCGGAGATCTGCCAGTAGCCTTCAGAATGCTGCGTCTCTGACTCCTCCTTGGTGGTTTCTAGCTCCATGTGAAGGTGGTTATTTTCTGACAGGAGGTCTCTGTTGCTGGTTTCAATTTGTTGCAGCTGCATCTCCAATTCAGCTTCATATTCTCAGCTTCCCTCCTGGAATTCTCAGAGCTCCTCTTGTGTTTTCTCTGCCCTTTACTTGTAGGTCATAGTAAGATCTTTCCAATAATCAGCTTCTTCCTCTTCAGAGCTGAAAGTCTCTCCGTGGGCCTCTATTTTGAAACAGAACAAGTCACTCTTGTTGTGGCATGGTGGCCAGGCTTGGGCACCAAGAAAGTggggtggtggcagcagcagcagggcggGAGGTGGGGTGGCCCATGCAATACTCCTTTGAAGGAAGTTTTCCATAACCAAATAACATGGGCAGATACTGTTCCCAGTGGGGCCCCTTTAGAAATTCTCAGTCCACTGAAACGTTCTAAGTAGTTCAAAATActccctttttgtctttttttaacccAGTGTTGCCCAGACTTAGTCATAGTATACTTTTTATCCCAATCCTCTTACAGCTCCTGGCCCAGTTGCTCATACCTGTGTCAGAGACTATAGAGGAGGCTTCCAGGGAAAACTAAAGGGTCCTATTGTTCTGGGGAATTAGGATATTCTGTAAAACACTGGGCCAGCTGTGCTTAGTGAGATGGTCACAGTAGAAGAGAGGGATGTTCTCAATTCTGAGCAGAACTAGAGCGCCCTTGGTACAGTAAAGACTATAAGAACCATGACTCCACATTGGCACAATATGAGATTGCAGCCTTCGGATCATCAGGAGAAGGGTAGTACATGACACAGCCAAGTGGAACCCAGCCTTGAGGGGTAGGTCTTCTAGTGGCTTCTCAGCCACACACCTCTGTGAAGGCAGTGAGAACAAGAGAGGAAGCTGTGTGCCTGACCCAGAACAGGCATGCAATCAATGCTAAACATTTGCTTAAATGTACTCAAGTTCTTTCTGGAACTCCAAGAAGTACTGTCATGGCCTTGGAATGAAAGAGATGACAGACTCAACAAGGCTTAAATgaataatactttaataaaaggGCTTTTTACAGAAACACAGGGAGGGTTAAGTGAACCAACAAAGAAGGGGAGGCACCCGCAGGAGGCTTTTTCTACTGCTCAGTCTAAAGGGAGAAGTGGAGAAAGTAGTGTCATTGAAGCCTTGTGTCAACCAGAGCCATGAAAGAGGCCCCATCTGTCAGGGAGTGTTGGGGGACAGAAAAGCCAGGCCAGCAGTAAGACATCCAGGATGGTCAATGAGCCTACAGAAGCAAATGGGGAATATAGATAGAAAAATGTGTGTAATTATTATTAAGAGGTCACAACTTATGTTTATAGACTGGGGAGACCTTAGAGACACAAGAATTACACCCCCAAAACCCTCAAAGTCTAAGAAGCTCAGAAtcttaggattttaaaatatagaaactcGTGGTTAATCTGGAAAAGGATTTATTTGGGTGAAGTTGGGGCTCCCCTTCCCATTTCTGTGGCCCACTAAATTTGCCTCCCACTCATTTATGCAAAGCATGCTGAGTTAATTTATGTGTGTTGCCTTCTTTTAGCTTTCCTAGGATGGGACACTTGGAAACTGTGGTGGCAGGTCTATTTGCTTAAACCTTTCCTGTGGACAAGCCTGCCCACCACATCTGAGGAAGGGTTTATGACTTGAGAGGAGTGTTTCTACCCCACCTCAAAAGAAAGAGGCTCATACCATGAGCCATCCCAGAAACACCCAAGGAACTGTTGTTCTTGGGGCTTGGGTCCCCATGTCCTTCTCAAAAATGTTCTTGGAAACCACAAGGATGCCTGGATGATGGCCCAGAATGTGTGGAATGTAGACCCAGGATTCTGCTGACCAAAAATGGATGAATACAATCAGATTTGTATGAGAGTTGGCTCTgcaagggaaagagagacaagATTGACCAGGGGAAGGTGAGGAAACTCCAATATTAGTCACAAGAGAAAGTTACTTATATTGATAGGActtgagagaaagagggaggagataCTGCTTCCAGAGCTCCATGGAAGTGGAACCTCAGTGAGCCTACAAGTGGGAGCTGGGACCACACAGAGAAAATTGTTTAGTGGTAGCCAGATCCATggaggggaagcaggaagaaTGGGAGAAGAATACTTTGGCTTCTTCTGCCCTTTAATCTCCTGCCATTGTCTACTGTAAATTCAATCTGGTCTGAATCCAGTTGGTAAAGGACATTAGAAACTGCATTTCTCTGCAAAGTAGAACAGATTGAGAAAAAGGGATGGGATTGTGGAAGATCAAGCAAGTAAATGATTGCTTACCATTCCATGCGGATGTTCACCCACAACACTTCTGAACTGCTCTCATCAATATTACCAATGACCTTCACATTGCCAAATACTATGGAAGAGTCTCATTATCTTCAACTATTAGCAGCATTTGAACTAGCTGATCACTTTCttcttaaagtatttttttcagtTGGCTTCTGAGACACTTCTCTTGGCTCCTGGTTTTTCTCCGATATAATTTGCTACAATTTTTCAGTCCCCTTTGTTGGGACCTCTGAGTCTTCCCATTTTCTATATTGGAAAGATTCTGGATTCTTTCTTTGATTATTTcctattttctatttacttttacTACTTAGATGACTTCATCTGGCCCCATGAATTTAAATGCCACCTATCTAGacactgaaaaatttttaaatccagTTCCATTCCTCCTCTAACACGCTGTGTATTAGTATCCAGATGCCTGTTGGAGAGCTCCAGTTGGATGCGGTGAGCATGTCACATTTTTTCCTCACAAATTTTTTCCTCacaaattttttctatttttctgggCTTATTTCTATACTCATAAATGTGAATTGTACATATACTGTATTaaatattatgaatatatttttctataagcACTATGAAGTATTTCATTCAACAACTACTAGCAGAGTGCCTGAGGTGCCTGACCTGAGCTAGGTACTGAGTAAACAAAAGTAATCAGACTTGGTATCTGACCTCAAGGGAGAGACAAACACATCATTTGTGCCTTTTGTGTTTATAATCAGGTCCTCTACCCAGTTTTAAGTTCCTTGACAATTAGTATATTGTTATGGTTCTTGATTTGAAATACAGCCTAGTTTGAACAAGGGATCTTGGGGTCTCTTAGAGTATCCAGGGAAGATGGAATAGTCAAACCACAGAAAGGTGGGGACTTCAGAAGCAGTCTGTGAGCCTTTTCTCTAGAATCTACAGTATCAAGACTCAGTTCCAATCTCATTGGCATTAAGACTATCGAATAACAAAGTGTAAAAATGATAGAAGATATAATCTCTGTGAGCTCCAGGCTTCTCATTAGGAAATAGAGAAATTAATAATACAGTGACATTTGCAAGGCTTAAAGAACATGATATGTATGAAACACAGGACATGATTCTTGGCCACAATAACAGCAGCTACCATTCACTGGGTGATTactattttagttttcttttcattattatttacttCAACTCCTCATCTTTTAGGTAGGTGGGTATTAGAGTCCAGA is drawn from Myotis daubentonii chromosome 3, mMyoDau2.1, whole genome shotgun sequence and contains these coding sequences:
- the LOC132231921 gene encoding nuclear distribution protein nudE homolog 1-like, with product MQLQQIETSNRDLLSENNHLHMELETTKEESETQHSEGYWQISALENDLAQTKAIKDQLQKNIQELEQANGVLERVKWATILSLEELEQHWNQTIERNASPESELDKKNLLESVQQLKGEARDLQQELAVQQK